In Coregonus clupeaformis isolate EN_2021a chromosome 7, ASM2061545v1, whole genome shotgun sequence, one genomic interval encodes:
- the LOC121569025 gene encoding phosphomannomutase 1 isoform X2, translated as MDESKGSSKRTILCLFDVDGTLTPPREKIDPQLDEFFQSLRRKVKIGIVGGSDYSKIAEQLGEGDEVIRKFDYVFAENGTVQYKDGKLLSKQAIQNQIGEELLQDLINFCLSYMGLIKLPKKRGTFIEFRNGMLNISPIGRSCTLEERIEFSEIDKREKIREKFVAALQEEFAGKGLRFTRGGLISFDVFPEGWDKRLCLDVLEGEGLDAIYFFGNETSSGGNDYEIFNDPRTIGFTVYSPEDTARHCREIFFKAPANES; from the exons ATGGATGAATCAAAGGGTTCTTCAAAAAGAACTATTCTGTGTTTATTTGACGTGGACGGAACTCTTACCCCACCGAGAGAG AAAATCGACCCACAGCTGGATGAGTTTTTCCAGTCACTGCGCAGGAAAGTGAAGATCGGCATAGTGGGCGGATCAGACTACTCAAAGATCGCAGAGCAGCTGGGGGAGGGAGATGAAG TGATACGGAAGTTTGACTATGTGTTTGCTGAGAATGGCACGGTGCAGTACAAAGATGGGAAGCTCCTTTCCAAACAG GCCATCCAGAACCAGATAGGAGAGGAACTACTACAGGACCTCATTAACTTCTGTCTCAGCTACATGGGGCTGATCAAGCTGCCCAAGAAAAG GGGCACCTTTATCGAATTCCGCAATGGAATGCTGAACATCTCCCCCATTGGCCGGAGCTGCACACTTGAGGAGCGAATCGAATTCTCTGAAATCGACAAG agagagaaaataagggAGAAGTTTGTTGCGGCCCTGCAGGAGGAGTTTGCTGGGAAGGGTCTACGATTTACCAGAG GCGGTCTCATCAGTTTTGACGTGTTCCCTGAAGGCTGGGACAAGAGGCTCTGTCTGGACGTGCTGGAGGGGGAGGGCCTGGACGCTATCTATTTCTTTGGCAACGAGACGTCATCT GGGGGCAACGACTATGAGATCTTCAATGACCCGCGCACCATTGGTTTCACAGTGTACTCACCAGAGGACACAGCCAGGCACTGTCGAGAAATTTTCTTCAAAGCTCCCGCTAATGAGTCGTGA
- the LOC121569025 gene encoding phosphomannomutase 1 isoform X1 codes for MIDNTNRYRLCVCAWVRACTRCVYASCVCAYTLQKIDPQLDEFFQSLRRKVKIGIVGGSDYSKIAEQLGEGDEVIRKFDYVFAENGTVQYKDGKLLSKQAIQNQIGEELLQDLINFCLSYMGLIKLPKKRGTFIEFRNGMLNISPIGRSCTLEERIEFSEIDKREKIREKFVAALQEEFAGKGLRFTRGGLISFDVFPEGWDKRLCLDVLEGEGLDAIYFFGNETSSGGNDYEIFNDPRTIGFTVYSPEDTARHCREIFFKAPANES; via the exons ATGATAGACAACACAAACAggtacagactgtgtgtgtgtgcgtgggtgcgtgCGTGCACTCGTTGTGTGTACGCGTCGTGCGTGTGTGCTTACACCCTGCAGAAAATCGACCCACAGCTGGATGAGTTTTTCCAGTCACTGCGCAGGAAAGTGAAGATCGGCATAGTGGGCGGATCAGACTACTCAAAGATCGCAGAGCAGCTGGGGGAGGGAGATGAAG TGATACGGAAGTTTGACTATGTGTTTGCTGAGAATGGCACGGTGCAGTACAAAGATGGGAAGCTCCTTTCCAAACAG GCCATCCAGAACCAGATAGGAGAGGAACTACTACAGGACCTCATTAACTTCTGTCTCAGCTACATGGGGCTGATCAAGCTGCCCAAGAAAAG GGGCACCTTTATCGAATTCCGCAATGGAATGCTGAACATCTCCCCCATTGGCCGGAGCTGCACACTTGAGGAGCGAATCGAATTCTCTGAAATCGACAAG agagagaaaataagggAGAAGTTTGTTGCGGCCCTGCAGGAGGAGTTTGCTGGGAAGGGTCTACGATTTACCAGAG GCGGTCTCATCAGTTTTGACGTGTTCCCTGAAGGCTGGGACAAGAGGCTCTGTCTGGACGTGCTGGAGGGGGAGGGCCTGGACGCTATCTATTTCTTTGGCAACGAGACGTCATCT GGGGGCAACGACTATGAGATCTTCAATGACCCGCGCACCATTGGTTTCACAGTGTACTCACCAGAGGACACAGCCAGGCACTGTCGAGAAATTTTCTTCAAAGCTCCCGCTAATGAGTCGTGA
- the LOC121569026 gene encoding cold shock domain-containing protein C2, protein MADPSMTSPSEAPLRSPRAAPLSLSFPFLREGSRVWERGAPPQPRSLPSPLPTKRTRTYSATVRATSGPAFKGVCKSFCRSQGHGFIRPTNGGDDIFVHISDIEGEYVPVEGDEVTYKVSRIPPKNLKVQAVEVKIVHLNPGTKHETWSGQIISQLEES, encoded by the exons ATGGCAGACCCCAGCATGACGTCCCCCTCAGAGGCCCCTCTGCGCTCCCCCCGGGCTGCgcccctttccctctccttccccttcttGAGGGAGGGCAGCCGTGTGTGGGAAAGGGGAGCGCCACCCCAGCCCCGGTCACTGCCCAGCCCACTGCCCACCAAACGCACCCGCACCTACTCAGC CACGGTGCGGGCCACCTCAGGGCCAGCATTTAAGGGCGTGTGCAAGAGCTTCTGCAGGTCACAAGGTCATGGCTTCATCCGCCCCACCAATGGCGGAGATGACATCTTTGTTCACATCTCGGA TATCGAGGGCGAGTATGTCCCAGTAGAAGGAGATGAGGTCACATACAAAGTCTCCCGGATCCCACCCAAAAACCTGAAGGTCCAGGCCGTGGAGGTGAAGATCGTTCATCTGAACCCAGGGACGAAGCATGAGACCTGGTCTGGCCAGATCATCAGCCAGCTAGAGGAGAGCTAG